The Nitrosospira lacus genome window below encodes:
- the murD gene encoding UDP-N-acetylmuramoyl-L-alanine--D-glutamate ligase, translating to MNLRGKTVLVLGMGETGLSMVNWLSRMGANVRAADSRAAPPCLESVKQILPRARIFTGAYAAEVFAGLDLVAISPGVPVAEPLVQAAVRDGVTVMGDMELFALAIKQPGVEKPRILAITGSNGKTTVTAMTGTMMRKAGWDVEVAGNIGPAVLDALMRREDSGKQPQAWVLEVSSFQLEVTRNLDPDAATVLNLSEDHFDRYAGMDDYAAAKARIFQGGTRNGHGGGGVQVLNRDDPLVRAMALTDRRQMTFGLDMPVGDNDFGLLHEGEDIWLAQGKTRLMKTGELGVTGLHNAANALAALALCRAIDLPFTPLLQALREFRGLPHRMEKVAAFGGVTFYDDSKGTNVGATVAALEGMAQSVVLIAGGDGKGQDFSPLAQPVTQHARAVVLIGRDAKKIYAAIEDCGVPLHHATTMEEAVRRSFALARNGDAVLMSPACASLDMFRNYVHRAEVFVAAVRGLQTGASDMINTVSS from the coding sequence ATGAATTTGCGAGGTAAAACCGTGCTGGTGCTCGGAATGGGTGAAACCGGACTCTCCATGGTCAACTGGCTGTCGCGTATGGGCGCGAATGTGCGTGCGGCTGACAGCCGTGCAGCACCCCCCTGTCTTGAAAGTGTAAAACAGATCCTCCCCCGCGCCCGGATATTCACCGGCGCCTATGCGGCCGAGGTCTTCGCCGGTCTTGACCTTGTCGCCATCAGTCCCGGCGTGCCGGTGGCGGAGCCGCTGGTGCAGGCGGCGGTGAGGGACGGTGTGACCGTGATGGGGGACATGGAGCTTTTCGCTTTGGCAATCAAGCAACCGGGCGTGGAAAAACCAAGAATCCTGGCCATTACCGGTTCCAACGGCAAGACGACGGTAACCGCCATGACGGGGACGATGATGAGGAAAGCGGGATGGGACGTCGAAGTGGCAGGCAACATCGGCCCGGCGGTGCTGGATGCGCTGATGCGGCGGGAAGATTCGGGAAAGCAGCCGCAGGCATGGGTACTGGAGGTTTCCAGTTTTCAGTTGGAAGTCACCCGGAATCTTGATCCTGATGCGGCGACAGTGCTGAATCTAAGTGAAGACCATTTCGACCGCTATGCGGGAATGGACGACTACGCTGCTGCGAAGGCGAGAATATTTCAGGGAGGTACAAGGAATGGTCATGGGGGCGGCGGCGTTCAGGTTTTGAACCGCGATGATCCTCTTGTACGCGCGATGGCATTGACCGATAGAAGGCAGATGACTTTCGGCCTGGATATGCCGGTTGGCGATAATGATTTTGGTTTGCTCCACGAGGGTGAAGACATCTGGTTGGCGCAGGGGAAAACCCGCTTGATGAAAACCGGCGAGCTGGGTGTCACCGGCCTGCATAATGCGGCCAACGCTCTGGCGGCATTGGCGTTATGCCGCGCCATCGACCTGCCATTCACGCCATTGCTGCAAGCCCTGCGTGAATTCAGGGGATTGCCGCATCGCATGGAAAAGGTGGCGGCGTTCGGTGGCGTCACGTTCTACGATGATTCCAAGGGCACCAACGTGGGCGCAACGGTCGCGGCGCTGGAAGGTATGGCGCAAAGCGTGGTGCTGATCGCGGGCGGCGATGGCAAGGGGCAGGATTTTTCGCCATTGGCACAGCCAGTCACGCAACACGCGCGTGCCGTGGTGTTGATCGGGCGCGATGCGAAAAAAATTTACGCCGCGATTGAGGACTGCGGGGTGCCGCTGCATCACGCGACAACGATGGAAGAAGCCGTGCGGAGAAGTTTTGCGCTGGCACGAAACGGGGATGCGGTATTGATGTCACCGGCATGTGCGAGCCTCGATATGTTCAGGAATTACGTGCACCGCGCGGAGGTATTCGTTGCGGCGGTAAGAGGTCTGCAGACCGGCGCCTCAGACATGATTAACACGGTATCCAGCTGA
- the mraY gene encoding phospho-N-acetylmuramoyl-pentapeptide-transferase, translated as MLLELAQWLAKDIRVFNVFNYITLRTVLAALTSLAISFIIGPAMIRKLTAYKIGQSVRDDGPQSHLVKAGTPTMGGALILVSIAISTLLWADLSNRYVWVVLVTTLGFGIIGWVDDYRKVVYRNPKGLSARAKLFWQSAIAVLVALYLALTADLPAQTTMIVPFFKQVAIPLGVAGFVTLAYFVIVGTSNAVNLTDGLDGLAIMPTVMISSALAIFAYVAGHAVFAKYLGIPHIPHAGELAVFCGALAGAGLAFLWFNAYPAEVFMGDVGALALGAALGIVTVIVRQEIVLLIMGGVFVVETLSVMLQVASFKLVGKRIFRMAPLHHHYELKGWKENQVVVRFWIITMMLVLFGLSSLKLR; from the coding sequence ATGCTGCTAGAACTCGCTCAATGGCTAGCGAAGGATATTCGTGTATTCAACGTGTTTAACTATATCACCCTGCGTACGGTTCTTGCGGCACTTACCTCCCTGGCGATTTCGTTCATCATCGGCCCCGCCATGATACGCAAGCTCACCGCCTATAAAATAGGCCAATCGGTACGCGATGACGGACCGCAGAGTCATCTTGTCAAGGCGGGCACGCCCACGATGGGCGGTGCGCTGATACTGGTATCCATTGCCATCTCCACTTTACTCTGGGCGGACCTGAGCAATCGTTATGTATGGGTGGTGCTCGTGACTACGCTGGGTTTCGGCATAATCGGCTGGGTGGATGATTACCGCAAGGTGGTGTATCGCAATCCGAAGGGATTATCCGCCAGGGCAAAGCTCTTCTGGCAGTCGGCAATTGCCGTTTTGGTGGCCCTATACCTTGCCTTGACGGCCGATCTGCCCGCGCAGACCACCATGATTGTGCCGTTCTTCAAGCAAGTGGCAATTCCGCTTGGCGTGGCCGGCTTTGTGACACTCGCCTATTTCGTCATCGTGGGAACCAGCAACGCGGTCAACTTGACTGATGGGCTCGATGGCCTGGCGATCATGCCCACCGTCATGATCAGCAGCGCCCTGGCAATCTTTGCCTACGTAGCTGGCCACGCGGTATTCGCGAAGTATCTCGGCATTCCTCATATCCCCCATGCGGGTGAGTTGGCGGTCTTCTGTGGCGCGCTCGCGGGCGCGGGGCTCGCTTTTCTGTGGTTCAACGCCTATCCGGCGGAAGTATTCATGGGTGATGTCGGTGCGCTCGCTCTTGGCGCCGCACTCGGGATTGTGACCGTGATAGTACGCCAGGAAATTGTGCTGCTCATCATGGGTGGCGTCTTCGTGGTGGAAACCTTGTCCGTGATGCTGCAGGTGGCTTCGTTCAAGCTGGTCGGCAAACGTATTTTTCGCATGGCGCCGCTGCATCACCACTACGAATTGAAGGGCTGGAAGGAAAACCAGGTAGTGGTGCGTTTCTGGATCATCACCATGATGCTGGTGCTGTTTGGATTGTCGTCGTTGAAATTGAGATAA
- a CDS encoding UDP-N-acetylmuramoyl-tripeptide--D-alanyl-D-alanine ligase, with translation MMTVRQAAQALHGEWRGQDARFTAVSTDSRTVGSGDLFVALTGEKFDGHDFLADVTKKGAAAAMVCLESAAESRASGIPLILVENTRLGLGQLAAHWRSGFSIPVVAVTGSNGKTTVKEMIASILRRAADGADGSDRVLATEGNLNNDIGVPVMLLRLRQRHIYAVIEMGMNHAGEIGYLARLTKPGVALITNAGVAHVEGLGSLEAVARAKGEIFEGLDPHGIAIINADDPSAPLWRKLAGNRTVVDFGLGGEPKVSARYQSDFLGSSMTLILPDGAEEVKLQVPGEHNVRNALAAAAVAVAMGIDAKVIASGLGGFRGVKGRLQKKRGLHDAILIDDSYNANPESVKAALAVLAKAPGKKMLVLGDMGELGESARDFHERIGEEARLAGVDRLFALGELSACAAAKFGPGARHFEKIEELLAEAKSHLAANVTFLIKGSRFMQMERVVKELEL, from the coding sequence ATGATGACGGTGCGGCAAGCGGCGCAGGCGTTGCATGGCGAATGGCGTGGTCAAGATGCGCGCTTCACAGCCGTTAGTACCGATAGCCGTACGGTGGGAAGCGGCGATTTATTTGTCGCGCTGACTGGAGAGAAATTCGATGGCCATGATTTTCTAGCCGACGTGACGAAAAAGGGTGCAGCCGCCGCAATGGTTTGTCTGGAATCAGCAGCTGAAAGCCGGGCATCGGGAATCCCCCTGATCCTGGTGGAGAACACTCGCCTGGGATTGGGGCAACTGGCCGCGCATTGGCGTAGTGGCTTCAGTATTCCGGTGGTTGCAGTGACCGGCAGCAACGGCAAGACCACGGTAAAAGAAATGATCGCATCCATATTGCGGCGAGCGGCGGACGGGGCGGATGGCTCAGACCGGGTACTGGCGACGGAAGGCAATCTTAACAATGACATCGGCGTGCCGGTGATGCTATTGCGATTGCGCCAGCGGCATATTTATGCGGTGATCGAAATGGGGATGAATCATGCGGGCGAGATTGGGTATCTGGCCAGGCTGACAAAGCCCGGCGTAGCGTTGATCACGAACGCGGGAGTGGCGCATGTTGAAGGGCTCGGTTCATTGGAGGCGGTCGCTCGCGCCAAGGGTGAGATTTTTGAGGGACTCGATCCACACGGGATAGCCATCATCAATGCCGATGACCCGAGCGCTCCGCTGTGGCGAAAACTCGCGGGTAACAGAACGGTGGTGGATTTTGGTCTTGGCGGAGAACCCAAGGTGAGCGCGCGCTACCAGTCCGATTTTCTTGGCAGCAGCATGACGTTGATTCTGCCTGACGGAGCCGAAGAGGTGAAATTGCAGGTGCCAGGTGAACACAATGTGCGCAACGCGCTGGCGGCGGCGGCTGTAGCGGTAGCCATGGGAATTGATGCAAAAGTGATCGCGTCAGGACTCGGCGGGTTTCGCGGAGTAAAAGGGCGGCTGCAGAAAAAACGTGGCTTGCATGACGCGATATTGATAGACGACAGCTATAACGCAAACCCCGAGTCGGTTAAAGCCGCGCTGGCTGTGCTGGCAAAGGCACCGGGTAAGAAAATGCTGGTGCTTGGCGACATGGGTGAGCTGGGCGAAAGCGCGCGGGATTTTCATGAGCGCATCGGTGAGGAAGCGCGTCTCGCAGGAGTTGACAGATTATTTGCGCTGGGCGAATTGAGCGCCTGTGCGGCGGCAAAATTTGGTCCGGGAGCAAGGCATTTCGAAAAGATCGAGGAATTGCTGGCCGAGGCAAAAAGTCATCTGGCAGCCAATGTGACATTTCTGATCAAGGGATCGCGCTTTATGCAAATGGAGCGGGTGGTCAAGGAGTTGGAATTATGA
- a CDS encoding UDP-N-acetylmuramoyl-L-alanyl-D-glutamate--2,6-diaminopimelate ligase, producing the protein MNPESGVGDSKFTARSKAHFDFRALDHLGVRIGSLVTDSRMVKTGDTFLAYAGEQLDARRYIPQAIAAGANAVLWERRGFAWDPEWQVPNLPIAGLRAQAGAIADHVYGHPSQKLWLIGITGTNGKTSCSHWIAQAMTALGKKTAIIGTLGAGFPGELESTANTTPDAVLLHREMADYLLRGAQCVAMEVSSHGIVQGRISGSTFAVAVFTNLSRDHLDYHGSMEAYAAAKARLFHWPALKYAVLNLDDAYGVELSQQLSDLETRVIGYGFTEPALQPRSSEKFRVVRGRNLKLSPQGLEFDIEFETGFETEYSRFATNVVGSFNASNLLGVLATLLASGIRLADAVQVLRQVRPVAGRMEQIGGDDQPLIVVDYAHTPDALEKVLVALREILHAGSGASEKPGTALPKLICVFGCGGERDRGKRPLMGAVATRLADEVIITSDNPRKEDPGVIIGQIAAGAGASYRIEEDRRSAIYRAILSAQKNDVVLIAGKGHETYQEVDGKKFPFSDAEVARQALRDLIRATMQT; encoded by the coding sequence ATGAACCCAGAATCCGGAGTTGGAGATTCGAAATTCACGGCCAGATCAAAGGCGCATTTTGATTTCCGCGCTCTTGATCATCTGGGTGTCAGAATCGGCAGCCTGGTTACGGATAGCCGTATGGTGAAGACAGGAGATACTTTTCTGGCATATGCCGGAGAACAACTGGATGCACGCAGGTACATCCCTCAAGCGATAGCGGCGGGGGCAAACGCGGTACTGTGGGAACGCCGTGGTTTCGCATGGGATCCCGAGTGGCAAGTGCCCAATTTACCGATAGCCGGATTGCGAGCCCAGGCGGGCGCCATTGCCGATCATGTTTATGGTCACCCGTCGCAAAAACTCTGGCTTATAGGCATTACCGGAACGAATGGCAAGACCTCCTGCAGTCATTGGATTGCCCAGGCCATGACCGCGCTGGGCAAAAAGACGGCAATCATCGGCACGTTGGGAGCCGGTTTTCCCGGGGAACTCGAATCGACCGCCAACACCACGCCAGATGCGGTTCTGTTGCACCGGGAGATGGCGGACTATTTGTTGCGCGGCGCGCAGTGCGTGGCAATGGAAGTGTCGTCGCATGGGATAGTGCAAGGGCGTATCAGCGGATCGACATTCGCGGTCGCGGTATTCACCAATCTCTCGCGTGATCATCTCGATTATCACGGCAGCATGGAAGCATATGCCGCCGCAAAGGCACGATTGTTCCATTGGCCTGCACTCAAATATGCCGTACTCAACCTTGATGATGCGTACGGTGTCGAATTGTCGCAACAGCTTTCAGACTTGGAGACCAGGGTGATCGGGTATGGATTTACCGAACCGGCGCTTCAGCCTCGAAGTTCGGAAAAATTCAGGGTGGTACGGGGCCGGAATCTCAAACTAAGCCCGCAAGGGCTGGAGTTTGATATCGAGTTTGAAACGGGGTTTGAAACCGAGTATTCGAGATTTGCAACGAACGTGGTGGGGAGCTTTAACGCTTCAAATTTGCTGGGAGTGCTGGCTACCTTGCTGGCCAGCGGCATCAGGCTCGCCGACGCTGTGCAGGTCTTGCGGCAAGTACGGCCGGTGGCGGGCAGAATGGAGCAGATAGGGGGGGATGATCAGCCACTGATAGTGGTGGATTATGCTCATACGCCGGATGCCCTGGAAAAAGTGCTGGTGGCATTGCGCGAAATTCTCCATGCCGGTTCAGGTGCAAGTGAAAAACCGGGAACCGCGCTCCCTAAATTGATCTGTGTATTTGGCTGCGGAGGCGAGCGTGACCGCGGCAAGCGCCCTTTAATGGGCGCTGTGGCGACTCGCCTCGCCGATGAAGTCATCATCACCAGCGACAATCCGCGGAAAGAAGATCCTGGTGTCATTATCGGCCAGATCGCGGCGGGTGCGGGTGCCAGTTACCGCATCGAAGAAGACCGGAGGTCGGCTATCTACCGGGCGATTCTGAGCGCGCAAAAAAATGATGTCGTGTTAATCGCGGGAAAGGGACATGAAACGTATCAGGAAGTGGACGGCAAAAAATTCCCGTTCAGCGATGCCGAGGTCGCAAGACAGGCGCTGCGGGACTTAATCAGAGCAACGATGCAAACATGA
- a CDS encoding peptidoglycan D,D-transpeptidase FtsI family protein — MMPRHAPRLILPAGRSRLLAACLLLGLMGLAGRAAYLQGMHNGFLQQKGESRYSRTLEMSADRGIITDRHGEPLAISTPVESVWSSPQDMNATPEQLKKLASLIEMDTKEIRRRLDDSQPGMRRDFVYLKRHLSPEVAAKVVELNLPGVFLKREYRRYYPAGELTAHMLGFTDIDDNGQEGVELAWQDELAGKPGSRRVIKDRKGRVVEDVESIRAPRSGQNIALSIDSKIQYLAFRELKQAVEANKAKAGGIVVLDAQTGELLALVNLPAYNPNNRARMNGGRARNRALTDVFEPGSTLKPFTIAAALEAGGIKPDTIFETGPGTFSIGKATIRDAHKEGPLTVAQVIQKSSNVGSAKIALSLPPQTLWEMLSDSGFGASTGSGFPGEVSGRLRPYHTWRPIEQATMSYGHGIAVSLLQLARAYTLFSAEGELKPVSLLRLDAPVAGKQVVSRDTALAVSRMLEMVAQPGGTAPKAQINGYRVAGKTGTAHKLEGNGYAKNRYLSTFVGYAPASSPRFVIAVMLDEPSAGQYFGGAVAAPVFSRVMEGALRMRNVPYDAPANNVMSFTAVPELKGDV; from the coding sequence ATGATGCCTCGTCATGCACCGCGCCTTATCTTGCCAGCCGGACGCTCGCGCTTGCTGGCAGCTTGCTTGCTGCTGGGCCTGATGGGATTGGCGGGGCGCGCGGCCTATTTGCAGGGGATGCACAACGGCTTTTTGCAGCAGAAAGGCGAGTCGCGCTACAGCCGCACACTCGAAATGAGCGCGGATCGAGGAATAATCACGGATCGGCATGGGGAACCGCTGGCGATCAGTACACCAGTGGAATCGGTATGGTCGAGTCCACAGGATATGAATGCAACCCCGGAACAATTAAAAAAACTGGCAAGCCTGATCGAGATGGATACCAAGGAAATTCGCAGGCGTCTGGACGACTCCCAACCTGGCATGCGGCGTGATTTCGTGTACCTGAAGCGCCACTTGTCGCCAGAAGTTGCAGCCAAGGTGGTCGAGCTCAATCTGCCGGGTGTATTTCTTAAACGTGAGTATCGCCGGTATTATCCGGCGGGCGAGTTGACGGCTCATATGCTTGGCTTTACCGATATCGACGATAACGGACAAGAAGGAGTAGAGCTGGCGTGGCAGGATGAACTGGCGGGCAAACCTGGAAGCCGACGTGTCATCAAGGATCGTAAAGGACGTGTGGTCGAGGATGTGGAAAGTATCCGGGCTCCGCGCTCGGGTCAAAATATAGCGCTGTCCATAGACAGCAAAATTCAGTATCTCGCTTTCCGGGAATTGAAACAGGCGGTTGAAGCCAACAAAGCCAAGGCAGGGGGGATTGTGGTGCTGGATGCGCAGACAGGCGAGTTGCTGGCGCTCGTCAATCTGCCGGCGTACAACCCCAATAACCGCGCGCGAATGAATGGCGGGCGAGCCCGCAACAGAGCCTTGACCGATGTATTCGAACCCGGTTCAACCCTGAAGCCATTCACCATAGCGGCAGCGCTGGAGGCGGGAGGAATAAAGCCCGACACCATATTTGAGACTGGACCTGGGACGTTCTCCATAGGCAAGGCCACGATACGCGACGCGCATAAGGAAGGTCCGTTGACAGTGGCACAAGTGATCCAAAAATCCAGTAACGTCGGCTCCGCAAAGATTGCTTTGTCGCTGCCGCCGCAAACGTTATGGGAAATGCTGAGCGATTCCGGGTTTGGCGCTTCCACCGGTTCAGGATTTCCCGGAGAAGTGAGCGGCAGGCTCCGTCCATACCACACCTGGCGTCCCATCGAACAGGCCACCATGTCCTATGGACACGGAATTGCCGTGAGTCTGCTGCAATTGGCGCGTGCATATACCTTATTCTCCGCCGAGGGTGAATTGAAGCCCGTGTCGCTATTGAGGCTTGATGCACCCGTGGCGGGTAAGCAGGTGGTATCGCGGGATACCGCTCTCGCGGTGAGCAGGATGCTGGAGATGGTGGCACAACCGGGGGGTACTGCACCGAAAGCCCAGATCAATGGTTACCGGGTAGCGGGCAAAACCGGCACGGCGCATAAATTGGAGGGTAACGGTTACGCAAAAAACCGTTACCTATCGACGTTTGTCGGCTATGCACCAGCTTCCAGTCCGCGATTTGTCATTGCGGTGATGCTGGATGAACCGTCCGCGGGCCAGTATTTTGGCGGCGCGGTGGCGGCGCCCGTATTCAGCCGGGTCATGGAGGGCGCCTTGCGCATGCGGAACGTTCCGTATGACGCGCCCGCCAATAACGTCATGTCGTTTACCGCGGTGCCAGAGTTGAAGGGTGATGTATGA
- the ftsL gene encoding cell division protein FtsL: MIRINILLTLILIACALSVVTSQHKARKLFVELEREQEQAGRLAVEWGQLQLEQSTWAMHTRIEKIAMGQLHMQVPDASRVQVVSLTSVADSAKSVDSLEALKP; encoded by the coding sequence GTGATCAGGATAAATATTCTATTAACTTTAATCCTCATCGCCTGCGCGCTGAGTGTTGTGACTTCACAGCACAAGGCGCGCAAGCTTTTTGTGGAACTGGAAAGGGAACAGGAGCAGGCGGGGCGGCTGGCAGTGGAATGGGGACAACTGCAACTCGAACAGAGTACGTGGGCGATGCATACGCGCATTGAAAAAATCGCCATGGGACAACTGCACATGCAGGTGCCCGATGCCTCACGCGTTCAGGTTGTCTCATTGACGAGTGTGGCTGATTCCGCCAAATCCGTCGATTCCTTGGAGGCACTGAAACCATGA
- the rsmH gene encoding 16S rRNA (cytosine(1402)-N(4))-methyltransferase RsmH, which produces MHVTVLPHEAVDALAIKPDGIYIDGTFGRGGHSRMILERLGQSGRLIGLDRDLAALAAGQAINDIRFHMIHGSFSRIEQALRQLSVDRVDGVLLDLGVSSPQLEEASRGFSFRLDGPLDMRMDTSQGQTAAEWLACASEVHLEEVIRNYGEERFAKQIARAIVAARARQPVATTLQLAAIVAAAVRSHEHTREKQNPATRTFQAIRIYLNQELDKLSLALPQCVEILNPGGRLVVISFHSLEDRLVKRFMRESANPDKLPRRLPLREKEVQLLGHHKLRLVGKAIRPGATELALNPRARSAVMRVAERVNTT; this is translated from the coding sequence ATACATGTTACGGTTTTGCCGCATGAAGCGGTGGATGCGCTGGCCATCAAGCCGGATGGAATATATATCGACGGTACTTTCGGGCGTGGCGGTCACAGCCGGATGATACTGGAACGATTGGGGCAAAGCGGCAGACTGATCGGGCTCGATAGAGATCTGGCTGCGCTGGCGGCGGGACAGGCAATCAACGATATCCGTTTCCACATGATTCATGGCAGTTTCTCGCGGATCGAGCAGGCGTTGCGGCAGCTGAGCGTAGACCGGGTGGATGGAGTGTTGCTGGACTTGGGCGTATCTTCGCCGCAACTTGAAGAAGCGTCGCGTGGATTCAGCTTTCGGCTGGACGGGCCGCTCGATATGCGCATGGATACAAGCCAGGGACAGACCGCCGCAGAATGGCTGGCTTGCGCTTCTGAAGTACATTTGGAAGAGGTGATAAGAAACTATGGCGAAGAACGGTTTGCTAAACAGATTGCAAGAGCGATTGTTGCGGCAAGAGCGCGACAGCCTGTTGCTACCACCCTTCAGCTTGCTGCGATTGTGGCGGCGGCCGTGCGTTCGCACGAGCATACCCGGGAAAAACAGAATCCGGCGACGCGCACTTTTCAGGCTATACGGATTTATCTCAACCAAGAGCTCGACAAGCTGTCGCTGGCCTTGCCGCAATGCGTGGAGATACTGAATCCCGGAGGACGGCTCGTAGTCATCAGTTTCCACTCTCTGGAAGATCGGCTAGTGAAACGCTTTATGCGTGAATCGGCAAATCCCGACAAGCTGCCGCGCAGACTGCCGCTACGAGAAAAAGAGGTGCAGCTTCTGGGTCATCACAAATTGCGTTTAGTAGGCAAGGCGATACGACCGGGTGCAACCGAATTGGCGCTCAATCCCAGGGCAAGAAGCGCAGTAATGCGAGTGGCGGAGCGAGTCAATACAACCTAG
- the mraZ gene encoding division/cell wall cluster transcriptional repressor MraZ, which yields MFRGGTPISLDNKGRLAVPAKYREGLMSFCAGRLVVTADPSRCLLVYPQPVWEPLEQKLNSLSSFNPQIRGLQRLLIGNACDVDMDGAGRILVPPLLRQFAGLSKDVVLVGQGAKFELWDEEKWNLQMDNALAFKDGIPAELDGFSL from the coding sequence ATGTTTCGCGGCGGCACACCTATCAGTCTGGATAACAAGGGTAGACTCGCGGTGCCCGCGAAATACCGTGAGGGACTTATGTCCTTTTGTGCCGGCCGTCTGGTTGTAACCGCTGATCCCTCTCGGTGCCTGCTGGTATATCCGCAACCCGTATGGGAGCCTCTGGAGCAAAAGCTCAACAGTCTTTCCAGTTTTAATCCACAAATCCGTGGTCTGCAGCGTCTTCTGATTGGTAATGCCTGTGATGTGGATATGGATGGCGCCGGGCGCATACTGGTACCCCCTCTCTTGCGTCAGTTTGCCGGTCTGAGCAAAGACGTGGTGCTGGTGGGACAGGGTGCGAAATTCGAATTGTGGGACGAGGAGAAATGGAATCTGCAAATGGATAATGCTCTCGCCTTCAAAGACGGTATTCCGGCAGAACTTGACGGTTTTTCACTGTAA
- a CDS encoding N-acetylneuraminate synthase family protein, with translation MNTSYQKPVVVAEVGCNHKGDFEIAKTFIRTAKEFCNVDIVKFQKRTTHELLTHEEYHSPHPNPMHSYGDTYGEHRKFLEFDLDQHRELKRYCDELGIGYGCSVWDITAAKEILSLDPAYLKIPSATNTNQELLSYICAHYSGQIDISVGMTTHQEENAIVELFEKKGRAKSLVLYACTSGYPVPPEDVCLLEIQRLIKTYQSRIGGIGFSGHHNGICIDVAAYTLGAQIIERHFTLDRTWKGTDHSASLEPDGLRRMARDLRNVYKALRYKNQEILEIELPQRKKLKWKKRA, from the coding sequence ATGAATACGTCTTATCAGAAACCCGTTGTCGTGGCCGAAGTGGGCTGCAACCATAAAGGTGATTTTGAAATTGCAAAAACATTTATCAGAACTGCCAAAGAATTTTGTAACGTCGATATTGTTAAATTTCAAAAACGGACCACCCATGAGCTTCTCACTCACGAAGAGTATCATTCTCCACATCCCAATCCAATGCATTCCTACGGTGATACCTATGGGGAGCACCGTAAATTTCTAGAGTTTGATCTCGATCAACACCGGGAGCTCAAGCGTTATTGCGATGAACTGGGAATCGGCTATGGTTGCTCAGTTTGGGATATCACGGCGGCGAAAGAGATTTTGTCGTTGGATCCCGCTTATTTAAAGATCCCGTCGGCCACCAATACGAACCAGGAACTTTTGAGTTATATTTGTGCCCACTATTCCGGCCAGATTGACATCTCGGTTGGAATGACAACGCATCAGGAAGAAAATGCAATTGTGGAATTATTCGAAAAGAAGGGCCGAGCCAAGAGCTTAGTCCTCTATGCCTGCACCTCGGGCTATCCCGTTCCTCCAGAGGATGTTTGCCTACTTGAGATCCAGAGGTTGATCAAAACCTATCAGTCCCGTATTGGTGGAATTGGATTTTCAGGCCACCACAATGGAATTTGTATCGACGTTGCTGCTTATACCCTGGGTGCTCAGATCATCGAGAGGCATTTTACCCTTGATCGCACCTGGAAAGGAACCGACCACTCAGCCTCTTTGGAGCCCGATGGTTTACGTCGGATGGCTCGGGATTTACGAAATGTTTACAAGGCTCTGAGATACAAAAATCAAGAGATCCTTGAAATTGAACTCCCTCAGCGGAAAAAGCTAAAATGGAAAAAACGTGCCTAG
- a CDS encoding SDR family oxidoreductase → MNQAYSGTPFDLTGRVVLISGATGLLGKEFALAVASAGAHLVLGDLNKDTLECLKSEIASIYPLTKTWIQVLDVTDADSCRSVAELCEIRFNRIDAVIHSAAIDPKFDKASNTGRFSKFTEFPEELWQSSLDVNLTGAFLLSQATCKIMEKSGKGSVIFLGSNYGLVGPDQRIYKKAGQDHQTYKPAVYSVCKAGLLGLTKFLAAYYLNTSIRVNLLTPSGVWNHHDDEFIKNYSSRTILGRMSNKNEYQGAVIFLASDASSYMTGANLIIDGGWTAL, encoded by the coding sequence ATGAATCAAGCCTACAGCGGCACCCCTTTTGATCTTACCGGTCGCGTGGTACTCATCAGCGGCGCTACCGGTCTCCTTGGCAAAGAATTCGCTTTGGCGGTTGCATCGGCTGGCGCTCATCTGGTACTTGGAGATTTAAATAAAGATACCCTCGAATGTCTCAAAAGTGAAATTGCCTCCATCTATCCGCTTACAAAAACATGGATCCAAGTCTTGGACGTGACGGACGCAGATTCTTGCCGATCCGTGGCCGAACTATGTGAAATCCGGTTCAATCGGATCGATGCAGTCATCCATAGCGCCGCTATTGATCCGAAATTTGACAAGGCTTCCAATACTGGCCGTTTCTCAAAATTTACCGAATTCCCAGAAGAGCTTTGGCAGTCGTCTCTCGATGTTAATTTAACCGGTGCCTTCTTACTTTCCCAAGCTACGTGCAAAATAATGGAGAAATCAGGGAAGGGATCCGTTATTTTTCTAGGGTCCAATTATGGACTCGTGGGACCCGATCAACGTATATATAAAAAAGCCGGCCAAGACCACCAAACTTATAAGCCCGCCGTTTATTCCGTGTGCAAAGCCGGCCTGCTGGGATTGACAAAATTCTTGGCTGCCTATTACCTGAATACATCCATCCGGGTAAATCTACTCACGCCCAGCGGGGTTTGGAATCATCATGACGATGAATTCATAAAAAATTATTCATCACGAACCATTCTTGGTCGCATGTCGAACAAAAATGAATACCAAGGAGCGGTTATCTTTTTAGCCTCAGACGCTTCCAGTTACATGACTGGAGCAAACCTAATCATTGATGGAGGATGGACAGCATTATGA